In Methanofervidicoccus sp. A16, the sequence TAATTTAAAAGAGAGTTAAAGTTTTTGGTTATATTTCTCTTAGGACTTCTAAGTTATCTAAAAAAACGAATTCTGTAATTAACAAGTTTACTTGTTCTTTCATTATTTAACTACTATTTTTAAAGAGAATTTATGTAATTTAGTTATAAATAGTCAAACCAATAAAATAATAATTATTTATAATAAAAGATGAGATTTTAATAAAAAAATAGAGATGAATTAAAAGTGTATTTCCTGATAATAGATAGACATTCATAATTATATAGAAAATTAGGTTCAATAAAATACTGCAAAATCATTTAATAATAAAAACTGAGGTTTATCCTTTTAAATTTGGTGATTCTATGGATATGACCGAATCTATTGTAAAACATGGTTACTCTCTAGCGCAAGAGATAGGGGACATATTACTCATATTTACTGAGACAGGAAGGACATATAAAATACTTAAAAAATATCTAGACAAAAAATGTGAAAAAAATGATAGAAAAGACTTAAAGATAGTTGTAACTACACCAAATGAAGATACTTACTCCTTCTTAAAAAACGAGGAAAAGATCATACCCATACTTCTAAGATACAGAAACAAGTATAAATCTACCATGATAAAACAGGCCATGATAAAATTACTTCAAAACAACCTTATTAAAGAGGGAGACACCATAGTAACGATACTGGGAGTTCCTAGAACGCCTGGAAGCATTGATACTATATCTCTAATAGAGGTATCTTCCAACGACTTCCTACTAAAATTCCACAAGTTTATTAACTCCATGGAGGGTATTAAGAGGTTGGTAGTTAACGAAGTATTGGATATAGCCATGGAGTTATCCATTGAGGGAAAAGAAGGAAAACCTGTTGGAGCCATATTTGTAGTGGGTGATAGTGAAAGAGTTCTTAAAATGTCCAGTCAACTTATTCTTAATCCCTTCGAGGGACATGATGCTGTAATATTTGATAAAAGGGTAAGGGGTACAATAAAGGAACTTGCAGGGATAGATGGTGCCTTTATAATCAGTGATAAAGGAGAGGTTATATCTGCAGGTAGATACTTGGAACCTTTAAGTTGCACATTAAATCTACCTTTAGGTCTCGGAGCCAGGCACTATGCTGCTGCGGCTATATCAAAACATACAGATGCTGTGGCTATTACGGTCTCTGACAGTGGTGGTGTAGTAAGGATGTTTAAGGATGGAGAGATGGTTGTAGAGATAGATCCAAATAAGTTGGATCGTGAATGTTTTATTCCATGTATTTAGATATACAGATATATCTCGATATTAAAAAATGGTGGGGATACTGGGATTTGAACCCAGGTCCGGGGATTTCTCCTGCACGGGGTTGGTCCAAGCCCATATAGGCACTTGGAGTCCCCGATGATAGGCCAGACTACACCATATCCCCACCAGCATCCCCTAAAAAAATATAATTTAGTAGTATATATATTTTTCGGAAATTAAGAAATGTGTTATATATTTTGTGATACTTTTTTAATATAAAAATGGAAGAAAAAACGACAAGATTTACTTTTTACCTCTCTTTTAAGTATTTAAATAATAGTTATAATATATAAAGTAAAAAAGTTATTTTTATGATTATAAAAAAAATAATTATTAGTTAATTTATTATCTTTTCACTAATCTTCAAAGTATACTCTCCCATCCCTTAAATAGACAATCCTGTGGGTGTATTCTGCCACAGATGTATCGTGAGTAACTATTACAACAGTTTTTCCCTCCCTATTTAACCTCTTTAACAACTTCAATATCTTCTCTCCAGTCTTTGAGTCTAAACTTCCTGTAGGTTCATCACAGAGTAGAATTGGAGGGTTATTTACCAGAGCCCTTGCAATGGCAACTCTCTGTTGTTGTCCTCCACTTAACTGGTTTGGATAGTGGTTGGCAAATCTCTCATCTAACTCAGCCATCTTTAAACATCTTATTGCTCTATCTCTCCTCTCCCTTTCAGATAGTCTGTTTTTATACTTAAATATCAGTGGAAGTTCAACGTTTTCCAGTGCAGTTAAAAGAGGTATTAGGTTAAACTGTTGAAATACAAATCCAACTTTATTCCTTCTGATCTCTGTTAATTCGTCATCTTTGAGGTTGTTAGTTTTTATACCATCTATATAAACCTCTCCACTGTCTGGCCTATCTAAACACCCAATAATATTCAACAGTGTAGATTTCCCACTTCCACTAGGTCCCATAACTGCCACAAATTCCCCTTTCTCTATTTTTAAATTTATACTTTTTAGGGCGTAAATTACTTCATTTCCTACAGTGTAAGTCTTTGTTACATCTCTAAGTTCAATCATTTAGTCTCCCTTTTGAAAAGATTCTGTAGAGTAAGAGTAAAACTCCAAGGACAAATAACCCTCCTATAATCATTGGTATATAACTATTATTTCCTCTACTTTCATAGGAGAATATATCAACCTTTTTAACGCTTATATTTCTCTCTATTTTAATTAGTCCATTGTTTTCATCTCGATATTGTATAACTACTGGAATTATATCAGTTTTATTTGTCACCTTGGCGTGGAGTTCAAAACTCCCATAGTCATCTGGATTTAAGGTACCTATAAAATAGTTTTCATAGGGTTTTAATGGTACTACATCCTCTGTTTCTTTAACAGATATCAGTACCCCCTTTGCTCTCCCTGTTCCTACGTTAGATATATCCCCAGTTATAACTTTCTCCTCTGTTCCCTCAACATTTACACCAGTTAAAACTATTTCTACCTCTCCAACAACATCTATAGATACGTTCCTCTCTATCTCGTTCCCATCAAAGATAACTTTCACTGGAATTTCTTTAACTCCTCCCTCATCCACTTTAATGGTGAAGGTTATATTTTTAACCTCCCCGTAGTTGATAGGTATGATTTTTTGACTGTTTCCTATGTAGTACTTCCCAACAATTACAGTGAAGTTAGTATTCCTGTAGTTGTTTTTAATAAAAAGTGTAAAGTTACATACCTCTCCAAGAGGAAGGATGTAGTTTTTCACACCTATATTGATAGCATCATTTGGGATTATCTTGAATACTAAGTTTCCTCTCTCTTTTATTATCTTCTGATTTTTGTAATTGTAAACTATTGTTTTCGAGTTTATCCCTTCAGTTTCTTTTTTATCCACCAGTTGGAGGTTGTCATAAGGACTGCTGTAGGTAAGTGTATATGGTAGTTTTGCCATCCCTATATTCTCTCCATAGACCTTTATCTCTACTAATTTACTTTCACCTGGTTTTATATATTTTATATATCCCTCTGAGAGGGCATATATGTTATTCCCATCTTCAAACTCTATTTTTACATCTTGAGCTGTTCCTGTTCCTTCATTTTTTATCTTTATATAGATCTTATTTACTCCCTCTTTAATTACTGGCGGATATTCCAATGTTAATGCTGGTTTTCCTCTAATTGGGATTTCAAATACCCTGTTATCTGAGTATCTCCTTCCATCTCTGGTATAGTTGCAGTATACTACTATTTTATAGTCTCCTGATGGAGTATTTTCTCTAATATATATGAGAAAATGTCCTACTCCCTTTTCACCTTGAAGTAGATGACCTTCGTAATCTTCTCCCTTAAGGACTTGAATATACTTTTTACTTATTCCATAAGGATATATACTGATTACAGTGTTATTTATTTCCTCCTCTGGTAGGATTACAACCCAGAGGTCATAGGTCTTTCCAGGCTCTAAATATTCATTTTTATAGTCAAAACTTGTAATTTCTACACCATATATTGAATCAATAAAAATAATTAACAATACAAATAACAAAAATAAAATAAAAAAGGTAGAAGGTTTTTTCATCAACTTTCACCTTAGAGCATCTTAATTATACCAAATAACTGATAGACGAAAAGCAATATTGTTGGAACCAGTGCAACAATAAATGCCCTATTTAGATCAAGATTTCTTGCATATCTTATTCCATAGGTCCATAAACCAAAGTTCCACAGGATAACTGCAATATCAATCAAAAATGTTGTATATAACATAGTCTTCGGAATTATAGATGATATGATCTTTTTTACAACTGTGGGATCTTGTAGTTGTTCCATCGTTAATGTAGGTATTTGAACATTTGAAAGGAAATAACAACTTATTGGAATGATAATTAACAGTCCTATTAGATTAGGCAAGAAACCGTAGCCGGTAAATTCTAACGTTCTCTTAAAAGAGCCCTCTCCATCAAATGCCGCAGAAATTAGGTGCATCAAACTTGCTATTAACAACCATACTACAAACCTACTTAGAAGGGAAAATAATAGAGATATTGCCAATATTATTGATATCTTACTCTGTATATCTGGTGGAAAAAGGTTAATCATTACTAACGTTCTAAAATACATATATATGGCATCAAGTACTGAAACAGCGAGAACGATTAGAAACGGTATTATAAGAGAAGGTTCTTTGCTTGATAGATCTCTAAAGAACTTGTCTGGATTTAAAATTAAATCCTTTATATTCATATTTCCTCCCCTATTTTTCAACTAAAAATTAAAAATAAAAATAATAAACATAAAATAATATAATAAACAAATATTTTATATAATTTTCTTTTTTAGATTAAGAGAATGTTAGCAATATTTTTAAATCATTATAAACTTATTTTAAAATAATGATTAAGGGATTTATCTGTTTACAGTGCTTGATTTTATAAGATTGGTATTTCTAAGTTTAGATAAAATTTTTACACCATTATTTTTTATTATCTTATAAGTTCTTTATTTAAATATCTAGTTCCTAACTTTATACCACCTGTGGTAGTTCATCTCAACATATTCCCTAATATCCTCAGACGATAATCCATTCACATAGGAATACACCGAGATCCCTCCAGCACCTACACCCTCCTTTACAGCACCTCTACAGTAGGCTTTTAAACCCCCTATCTTAGATCTTTCATAGTAGAATCTTGAGGCGTATAGTGGAATACTCCCCCCTATCTCTTCTATTAACCCCTTAATATCCGAATTCTTATCCTTCAAAAGAAACTCTGTAGTACCTATAGAGATACAACCTGTATCTAAAACCCCCTCTTTTATATACTTTCTATCTATCTCCTTTATAACTGCAAGTACTGAAGCCATCTGAGTACCCCCACCTAGGATAACATACCTTTTATACTCAACCAGTGAAAATACCATCCCTGCAACAACAGGCATCATCTTGTCTCCAACTGCATTGAGTATATCAAATACATCTGGAGACTTAGCCCTTTTTAAACCCTCCCTAACAACTTTTAACTTCAACTCCTTAGGGTTTTTAACAGAACCAGAACTTACCTTCTCTTCTGCATCGTATCCCAATCCTAAGAGTACCCCAAGGGCAGAGGTTGT encodes:
- a CDS encoding diadenylate cyclase, which translates into the protein MDMTESIVKHGYSLAQEIGDILLIFTETGRTYKILKKYLDKKCEKNDRKDLKIVVTTPNEDTYSFLKNEEKIIPILLRYRNKYKSTMIKQAMIKLLQNNLIKEGDTIVTILGVPRTPGSIDTISLIEVSSNDFLLKFHKFINSMEGIKRLVVNEVLDIAMELSIEGKEGKPVGAIFVVGDSERVLKMSSQLILNPFEGHDAVIFDKRVRGTIKELAGIDGAFIISDKGEVISAGRYLEPLSCTLNLPLGLGARHYAAAAISKHTDAVAITVSDSGGVVRMFKDGEMVVEIDPNKLDRECFIPCI
- a CDS encoding ABC transporter ATP-binding protein, with the protein product MIELRDVTKTYTVGNEVIYALKSINLKIEKGEFVAVMGPSGSGKSTLLNIIGCLDRPDSGEVYIDGIKTNNLKDDELTEIRRNKVGFVFQQFNLIPLLTALENVELPLIFKYKNRLSERERRDRAIRCLKMAELDERFANHYPNQLSGGQQQRVAIARALVNNPPILLCDEPTGSLDSKTGEKILKLLKRLNREGKTVVIVTHDTSVAEYTHRIVYLRDGRVYFED
- a CDS encoding COG1361 S-layer family protein, which produces MKKPSTFFILFLLFVLLIIFIDSIYGVEITSFDYKNEYLEPGKTYDLWVVILPEEEINNTVISIYPYGISKKYIQVLKGEDYEGHLLQGEKGVGHFLIYIRENTPSGDYKIVVYCNYTRDGRRYSDNRVFEIPIRGKPALTLEYPPVIKEGVNKIYIKIKNEGTGTAQDVKIEFEDGNNIYALSEGYIKYIKPGESKLVEIKVYGENIGMAKLPYTLTYSSPYDNLQLVDKKETEGINSKTIVYNYKNQKIIKERGNLVFKIIPNDAINIGVKNYILPLGEVCNFTLFIKNNYRNTNFTVIVGKYYIGNSQKIIPINYGEVKNITFTIKVDEGGVKEIPVKVIFDGNEIERNVSIDVVGEVEIVLTGVNVEGTEEKVITGDISNVGTGRAKGVLISVKETEDVVPLKPYENYFIGTLNPDDYGSFELHAKVTNKTDIIPVVIQYRDENNGLIKIERNISVKKVDIFSYESRGNNSYIPMIIGGLFVLGVLLLLYRIFSKGRLND
- a CDS encoding YIP1 family protein, with protein sequence MNIKDLILNPDKFFRDLSSKEPSLIIPFLIVLAVSVLDAIYMYFRTLVMINLFPPDIQSKISIILAISLLFSLLSRFVVWLLIASLMHLISAAFDGEGSFKRTLEFTGYGFLPNLIGLLIIIPISCYFLSNVQIPTLTMEQLQDPTVVKKIISSIIPKTMLYTTFLIDIAVILWNFGLWTYGIRYARNLDLNRAFIVALVPTILLFVYQLFGIIKML
- the cobT gene encoding nicotinate mononucleotide-dependent phosphoribosyltransferase CobT: MSLSNDIISINDNNFLENIKGKKPLFISVISNIETTKYLPISGVNRKVIKYTPAADMELVTLGRSISLPSPPVDATMCPSPATITRANVHLKDIPVLTVDAGSEVKPKIPPSTYIPVDRKPTGDISKGLAMENSKRLFEVGREVGKRLIAERDFQVAIIGECVPGGTTSALGVLLGLGYDAEEKVSSGSVKNPKELKLKVVREGLKRAKSPDVFDILNAVGDKMMPVVAGMVFSLVEYKRYVILGGGTQMASVLAVIKEIDRKYIKEGVLDTGCISIGTTEFLLKDKNSDIKGLIEEIGGSIPLYASRFYYERSKIGGLKAYCRGAVKEGVGAGGISVYSYVNGLSSEDIREYVEMNYHRWYKVRN